In the genome of Candidatus Hydrogenedentota bacterium, one region contains:
- a CDS encoding glycosyl hydrolase, which produces MIDRYDLEAAALTPALDRFFSLAESKLFSLAEDWDSERGTPVFTEAGKYTSRGWTEWTQGFLYGCRLLQFDGTGDEALFASGRDDTLNKMAAHLTHHGVHDHGFNNISTYGNLLRLAHEGRSKDLEENMRLYELALRVSAAVQAARWSDTADGGGFIYSFNGPQSLFVDTIRSCRILVLGHHLGQVLLGENDRRISLLDRAVKHIRATLKYNVYFGEGRDIYDVRGRVAHESIFSVNDGQYRCAATQQGYAPFTTWTRGLAWGLLGCVEQLEFFRDHRRSLEEVEDGAVFIQEMLAGAQAMADFYLDNTPTDGVPYWDTGAPGLYQLGDYLNRPSEPDNPHEPVDSSAAVICAQALLRLGSYLGDAGTVYTQCGLKTAQSLFNAPYLSEDSAHQGLILHSIYHRPNGWDYLPPGKAVPQGESSMWGDYHAMELAVYLQRMIQNQPTLYFYG; this is translated from the coding sequence ATGATTGATCGCTATGACTTGGAAGCAGCGGCGTTGACGCCCGCTTTGGATCGTTTCTTTTCCCTGGCAGAGTCGAAGTTATTTTCTTTGGCAGAAGATTGGGACAGCGAGCGGGGCACGCCTGTCTTCACAGAAGCCGGAAAATATACAAGCCGCGGCTGGACAGAGTGGACTCAGGGATTCCTCTATGGCTGCAGGCTGCTGCAATTTGATGGGACAGGAGACGAAGCCTTATTCGCGTCGGGCCGCGACGATACGCTTAATAAAATGGCAGCCCATCTGACCCATCACGGTGTCCATGATCACGGTTTCAACAACATCTCTACCTACGGTAATTTGCTGCGCCTTGCCCATGAGGGGCGCAGTAAGGATTTGGAAGAGAATATGCGTCTTTATGAGCTGGCGCTGCGCGTGTCGGCAGCGGTGCAGGCAGCACGCTGGAGCGATACTGCCGATGGCGGCGGCTTCATCTATTCTTTTAACGGGCCCCAGTCGCTCTTTGTAGACACGATCCGTTCCTGCCGCATTCTTGTGCTGGGTCATCATTTGGGTCAGGTTCTGCTGGGCGAAAACGACAGGCGTATTTCTCTGCTTGATCGTGCGGTCAAGCATATACGCGCCACGCTGAAATACAATGTGTATTTCGGGGAAGGGCGGGACATATACGATGTGCGCGGCCGTGTTGCCCATGAAAGCATTTTCAGTGTGAATGACGGACAGTATCGCTGTGCGGCAACGCAGCAGGGCTATGCGCCCTTCACTACGTGGACCCGTGGCCTGGCGTGGGGGCTTCTGGGCTGTGTGGAGCAGTTGGAATTTTTCCGCGATCATCGGCGCTCCTTGGAAGAGGTTGAAGACGGCGCAGTATTTATTCAGGAAATGTTGGCGGGCGCGCAGGCGATGGCTGATTTCTATTTGGACAACACGCCTACGGACGGCGTGCCTTATTGGGATACAGGCGCGCCGGGCTTGTATCAGCTCGGCGATTATCTCAATCGTCCCTCGGAACCGGATAATCCGCATGAGCCTGTGGACAGTTCCGCCGCCGTGATATGTGCCCAGGCTTTGCTGCGTCTGGGCAGTTATTTGGGTGATGCGGGCACCGTTTATACACAGTGCGGCTTGAAGACGGCGCAAAGCCTTTTCAACGCGCCCTATTTAAGCGAGGACAGCGCGCATCAGGGCCTCATCTTACACAGCATCTATCATCGACCCAATGGCTGGGACTATCTGCCGCCGGGCAAAGCGGTTCCCCAAGGAGAATCGTCTATGTGGGGCGATTATCACGCCATGGAACTGGCGGTTTATTTGCAACGCATGATTCAGAATCAACCTACCTTGTATTTTTACGGATAA